In a single window of the Desulfobacterales bacterium genome:
- a CDS encoding DUF6178 family protein — protein sequence MTDTIKKAPSADKAVRLYRQRKEILKLSSEKALDSILSCANPTELIRSFPEQDFYFMIHDIGLEDCLPLLSLASDQQWEFIVDIEAWQRDKMEIKSLSKWLNQLLHADSKRFIKWFLAEKTEFIELYLLKNIHVIIREHDQDPSDFDDDYITLDGTYYIKVQDAEFDSDMDKEAEESRQSFLKHFIEQLAAYDHVTYQNVLTEFASVLSAEAEEESYRFRNIRLAEKGFLPFEEAIGVYQPVSPAEVGTMGKKLLSHPRQDYRSAVAQYPANLLNRDNLFTTALSCIDNEDILIQLQSEFAGLCNQIISADLRPIRYREQLSAIVKKAGGYISIGLEQLTGQPGTPDTSRIASLIRTWPLIQIFRIGYGAALKLKWKTERWRKGCWFLKQGLPIAFWGEEWMGVLGGLFVKKPLYFDNYRTGTVYREFSSTADIAATEQILNHIIAFDELFSKMPVLNHHPAHKGFLTFKSLLLTIWARSEEGLSEELAPIPFDTFKRFYSRLFTGKANSDAAETRRTSLRIKESLLHWLSDKTGLTIDEISEKVGPILETLFDEIETEYGRVSEKDLDARYSSMFLVKK from the coding sequence ATGACCGACACGATTAAAAAAGCACCTTCTGCTGACAAGGCCGTCCGGCTATATCGGCAGCGAAAAGAAATTTTGAAGCTGTCTTCCGAAAAAGCCCTTGACAGTATCCTGAGCTGCGCCAATCCGACAGAACTTATCCGGTCGTTTCCGGAACAGGATTTTTATTTCATGATCCATGATATCGGTCTTGAGGACTGTCTTCCCCTGTTGTCCCTGGCATCCGATCAGCAGTGGGAATTCATTGTGGATATCGAAGCGTGGCAAAGAGACAAAATGGAAATAAAATCCCTGTCCAAATGGCTGAACCAACTTCTGCACGCGGATTCGAAACGATTTATCAAATGGTTTCTGGCGGAAAAGACAGAATTCATCGAGCTGTATCTGCTGAAAAACATTCACGTCATCATCAGAGAACATGATCAGGACCCATCGGATTTCGATGACGACTATATCACACTGGACGGTACCTATTATATTAAGGTTCAAGATGCAGAATTTGATTCTGACATGGATAAGGAAGCTGAAGAATCCCGGCAATCTTTCCTGAAACACTTTATTGAACAGCTTGCCGCTTATGACCATGTCACCTATCAGAATGTGCTGACTGAATTTGCAAGTGTGCTCTCGGCAGAAGCCGAAGAAGAATCCTACCGGTTCAGAAATATCCGACTGGCTGAAAAAGGGTTTCTTCCCTTTGAAGAAGCTATAGGCGTATACCAGCCGGTATCGCCAGCCGAAGTGGGAACGATGGGGAAAAAATTATTATCCCATCCCCGGCAGGACTATCGCAGTGCCGTGGCACAGTATCCGGCAAATCTGCTCAACCGGGACAATCTGTTTACAACCGCCCTGTCATGCATTGACAACGAAGATATCCTCATTCAGCTTCAGTCGGAATTTGCCGGACTGTGCAATCAGATCATTTCCGCGGACCTGCGCCCGATCCGCTATCGCGAACAATTAAGCGCCATCGTCAAAAAAGCCGGCGGATATATCAGCATCGGGCTTGAGCAGTTGACCGGACAGCCCGGGACACCAGACACCTCCCGGATCGCATCGCTCATCAGAACCTGGCCGCTGATTCAGATTTTCAGAATCGGCTATGGCGCCGCCCTGAAACTAAAATGGAAGACGGAGCGGTGGCGAAAAGGATGCTGGTTCCTGAAACAGGGACTGCCCATCGCCTTCTGGGGAGAAGAGTGGATGGGGGTCCTCGGCGGGCTGTTTGTAAAAAAGCCCCTCTACTTTGACAACTACCGGACAGGGACTGTTTACAGAGAATTTTCTTCGACAGCGGATATCGCCGCCACCGAACAGATACTGAACCATATCATCGCCTTTGACGAGCTGTTTTCGAAAATGCCCGTACTGAATCATCATCCCGCCCACAAAGGATTTTTAACATTCAAATCGCTGCTGCTGACCATCTGGGCCCGATCCGAGGAAGGTCTTTCCGAAGAACTTGCCCCGATTCCGTTTGATACGTTCAAACGGTTTTACAGCCGGTTGTTCACCGGAAAGGCAAATTCTGATGCCGCAGAAACCCGCCGGACCAGCCTCCGGATAAAAGAATCCCTTCTGCACTGGCTGTCGGATAAAACCGGGTTGACGATCGATGAGATCAGCGAAAAGGTCGGCCCGATACTTGAAACGCTTTTCGATGAAATTGAAACGGAATACGGACGGGTATCTGAAAAAGATCTGGACGCCCGTTACAGCAGCATGTTTCTTGTAAAAAAATAA
- a CDS encoding XTP/dITP diphosphatase, with product MKNPVSLVIATTNKGKTEEIKNLLADFPITVKSLEDFPPMPAVIEDGQTFEINACKKAVFISNILRLPALADDSGLVVESLRGSPGIHSARYAGENATDEQRYTKLLDDMQGETHRKAAFRCVIAIAVPNGKCLTYSADCEGSITRYPSGANGFGYDPVFYYPPLNKTFAELSREEKNSVSHRGKALQKVKEDFRNVLAWISRDTSSSSTETRQNEPHA from the coding sequence ATGAAAAATCCTGTTTCTCTTGTTATTGCCACAACCAATAAGGGCAAGACAGAAGAAATTAAAAACCTGTTGGCTGACTTTCCAATAACCGTCAAGAGTCTGGAAGATTTTCCTCCGATGCCGGCGGTGATTGAAGACGGACAAACATTTGAGATAAATGCCTGTAAAAAGGCCGTTTTTATTTCAAATATCCTGAGACTTCCTGCCCTGGCCGATGATTCAGGCCTGGTAGTAGAATCTCTGAGGGGATCGCCCGGTATTCATTCAGCTCGCTATGCCGGCGAAAATGCAACCGACGAGCAACGCTATACAAAGCTTCTGGATGATATGCAAGGCGAAACCCATCGCAAGGCCGCCTTTCGATGTGTTATCGCGATTGCCGTGCCCAACGGCAAATGTCTGACATATTCTGCAGACTGCGAAGGGTCAATCACACGGTATCCATCCGGCGCCAACGGTTTCGGATATGACCCGGTTTTTTATTATCCACCGCTCAACAAAACATTTGCCGAATTATCCCGGGAAGAAAAAAATTCCGTCAGCCATCGGGGAAAAGCCTTACAAAAGGTTAAGGAAGATTTCCGGAACGTGCTGGCATGGATCAGCCGGGACACGTCTTCGTCATCAACAGAAACCAGACAAAATGAACCCCATGCTTGA
- a CDS encoding nitroreductase family protein, with protein sequence MNPMLEDLIRKTRSCRRFYQHHMVSHDTLTALVNLARLSASASNLQPIKYILSCSERVNADIFSCLGWAGYLPDWPGPAEGERPAAYIIMLHDTTISSEPGCDHGIAAQSMMLGARETGLGSCMIGSIDRNRLRDILDIPPHLNIPAVIALGKPKETIVLETIGTEESIRYWRDDQGIHHVPKRKLNDIILNRL encoded by the coding sequence ATGAACCCCATGCTTGAAGATTTAATTCGAAAAACCCGAAGTTGCCGACGGTTTTATCAACATCATATGGTGTCTCATGACACCTTAACCGCTCTGGTCAACCTGGCGCGACTCTCAGCATCCGCATCGAATCTGCAGCCGATAAAATACATTCTCTCCTGTTCCGAACGCGTCAATGCCGACATATTTTCCTGTCTCGGATGGGCGGGGTATCTGCCGGACTGGCCGGGTCCGGCAGAAGGCGAGAGGCCTGCCGCGTATATCATCATGCTTCATGACACCACGATCAGTTCCGAGCCCGGATGTGACCATGGAATTGCAGCGCAAAGCATGATGCTGGGTGCCAGGGAAACCGGCCTGGGAAGCTGCATGATTGGGTCCATCGACAGAAACCGCCTCAGAGACATACTGGACATACCGCCCCATCTGAATATTCCGGCTGTCATCGCACTGGGCAAACCCAAAGAAACCATCGTTCTTGAAACAATCGGTACTGAAGAAAGCATCCGGTACTGGCGTGATGATCAGGGGATTCACCATGTCCCTAAACGGAAGTTAAATGATATCATTCTGAACCGGTTATAG
- a CDS encoding phosphoenolpyruvate carboxykinase (ATP), producing the protein MDFKVSLHQIIEQHNQVQINPQREEAILKAVEHKEALISANGCLSTWTPPASTGRSPRDTMIVRHPGTENRIDWDSPNNIPCDPETFEMLWNDALDVLKAKERIFITDRVIGADSAYALPVRTVSDQATTALFTLNMFRPVQDDIAASIFADKGFTLLVLPYDKVDAGRYAGRLRKLPDGSTTNMAIVMDFDNRIGLVYGSAYGGSVKKLMFTVMNYYLPFEGILPIHCSANENENQELSLFLGLSGTGKTTLSADASRALLGDDEHGWSSNGISNFENGCYAKLINLDPEKEPEIHHAVFHKDNYLKHGAIVENAMMYPNGTFDLFDDRLTPNSRASYPLTFLSNIKPSSTGAHPKTIVFLTADANGVIPPVSRLNPEQAMLWFLMGYTSKLAGTETGIIDPVSTFSRFFGQPFMPCIPNMYSDLLGNKMKEHNTQVYLINTGWSGGPYGIGKRIDITVTRKMVNAALDGQLENVEYTSNQQFHLDVPKTCPGVPSEILNPENTWKDKAAYQERASKLAVEFSQHFDKAYGNKHLDEAVKRQCPGK; encoded by the coding sequence ATGGATTTTAAAGTTTCGCTTCATCAGATCATTGAACAGCACAATCAGGTTCAAATCAACCCTCAGCGTGAGGAAGCGATCCTGAAGGCTGTGGAGCACAAAGAAGCACTGATTTCGGCGAACGGATGCCTGAGTACATGGACCCCGCCCGCCTCTACCGGAAGATCTCCCCGAGACACCATGATCGTTCGCCATCCGGGAACAGAAAATCGTATTGACTGGGATTCCCCCAATAATATCCCGTGTGATCCCGAAACGTTTGAAATGCTCTGGAATGACGCGCTTGATGTTCTGAAAGCCAAAGAACGCATTTTCATCACGGACCGGGTGATCGGAGCCGATTCGGCCTATGCCCTTCCCGTCCGGACCGTTTCCGATCAGGCAACCACCGCATTGTTTACGCTCAATATGTTTCGTCCGGTCCAGGACGATATCGCCGCCAGCATTTTTGCCGATAAAGGATTCACATTGCTGGTCCTGCCGTACGACAAGGTGGATGCCGGCCGCTACGCCGGCCGTCTCAGAAAACTGCCCGACGGCAGCACTACCAACATGGCCATCGTCATGGATTTTGACAACCGCATCGGTCTGGTATACGGGTCGGCCTATGGCGGCAGTGTCAAAAAGCTCATGTTTACCGTCATGAATTATTACCTGCCGTTTGAAGGCATCCTCCCGATTCACTGCTCAGCAAATGAAAACGAAAATCAGGAACTTTCTTTGTTCCTTGGACTGTCAGGCACAGGCAAAACCACATTGTCGGCGGATGCCAGCCGCGCCCTGCTGGGCGATGATGAACACGGCTGGAGCAGCAACGGCATCTCAAATTTTGAGAATGGCTGTTATGCAAAACTGATCAATCTGGATCCGGAAAAAGAGCCTGAAATCCACCATGCCGTATTTCACAAAGACAATTATTTAAAGCATGGCGCTATTGTGGAAAACGCCATGATGTACCCGAACGGAACGTTCGATCTGTTTGACGACCGGCTTACGCCCAACAGCCGTGCCTCATATCCGCTGACATTTCTGAGCAACATCAAGCCCTCATCCACCGGCGCCCATCCGAAAACCATCGTATTTCTGACGGCAGATGCAAACGGCGTCATCCCCCCGGTTTCACGCCTGAACCCCGAGCAGGCCATGCTGTGGTTTCTGATGGGATATACCAGCAAACTGGCCGGCACCGAAACCGGCATCATCGATCCGGTCTCCACATTCTCCCGTTTTTTTGGTCAGCCCTTCATGCCGTGTATCCCCAACATGTATTCGGATCTGCTCGGAAATAAAATGAAAGAGCATAACACGCAGGTATACCTGATCAATACCGGATGGAGCGGTGGCCCGTACGGCATCGGAAAACGCATTGACATCACGGTTACCAGAAAAATGGTGAATGCGGCACTTGACGGACAGCTTGAGAATGTTGAATACACCAGTAACCAGCAGTTTCATCTCGACGTGCCGAAAACCTGCCCGGGAGTTCCATCGGAAATATTAAATCCGGAAAACACCTGGAAAGATAAAGCCGCCTATCAGGAAAGAGCCTCAAAACTGGCAGTAGAATTCAGTCAACATTTCGATAAAGCATACGGAAACAAGCATCTCGATGAAGCCGTCAAACGCCAGTGCCCGGGAAAATGA
- a CDS encoding AmpG family muropeptide MFS transporter — translation MKPSNASARENDSASLTPRSAESHADSTPPGSIIKVICSRRMLVTFLMGFSCGLPLLLTISLLQAWMKEEGVDLAVIGMMSLAGLPYTVKFLWAPVMDRYTLPFLGRRRGWLLIVQTALMVSIAGLGMTHPGRSPWLVAFAAFIVTFFSASQDIVVDAYRREDLPDEQLGLGSSFYINGYRIGMLVASGGGLIIADYIPFKAVYLIMAACMLPGMITTLLTPEPAMDQAPPGTLAKAVFEPLTEYFARPEAVTILVFILCYKIGDTMASAMTTPFYLDIGFSKAQIGSVVKLFGFWATIAGGFLGGVFMLRMGITRGLWAFGFLQAISTAGFAILSQIGYNMFALSAVIAFENLTSGMGTAAYAAFMASITNKKFTATQYALLSSLMGIPRVVASAPTGFLAKTFGWTAFFICCTLIAIPGMLLLIKIAPWNPCASDDH, via the coding sequence ATGAAGCCGTCAAACGCCAGTGCCCGGGAAAATGATTCCGCATCTTTAACTCCGCGTTCCGCTGAATCGCACGCTGATTCCACCCCTCCTGGATCCATCATCAAGGTCATCTGCAGCCGACGAATGCTGGTGACCTTTTTGATGGGGTTTTCCTGCGGCCTTCCGCTCCTGCTGACCATCAGCCTGCTTCAGGCATGGATGAAGGAAGAGGGGGTGGATCTGGCTGTCATCGGAATGATGTCTCTCGCAGGCCTGCCCTATACGGTAAAATTTCTATGGGCGCCGGTGATGGATCGGTACACCCTGCCTTTTCTGGGCAGGCGGAGAGGATGGCTTCTGATCGTCCAGACTGCTTTGATGGTGTCCATTGCCGGCCTGGGAATGACCCATCCGGGCCGCTCCCCCTGGCTGGTGGCCTTCGCCGCATTTATAGTAACATTTTTCAGCGCCTCTCAGGATATCGTGGTCGATGCGTACCGGAGAGAAGATCTGCCCGATGAACAGCTGGGTTTAGGATCATCCTTTTATATCAATGGCTATCGCATCGGAATGCTGGTTGCCTCCGGCGGCGGTCTGATCATAGCCGATTATATTCCCTTTAAAGCCGTCTACCTGATCATGGCCGCATGCATGCTTCCCGGAATGATCACCACCCTGCTGACTCCGGAACCGGCCATGGATCAAGCCCCGCCGGGCACACTGGCAAAAGCGGTTTTTGAACCCCTAACCGAGTATTTTGCCCGTCCGGAAGCCGTCACGATACTGGTCTTCATTCTGTGTTACAAAATCGGGGACACCATGGCCAGTGCCATGACCACCCCGTTTTATCTGGATATCGGCTTTTCCAAAGCCCAGATCGGTTCGGTCGTCAAGCTCTTTGGATTCTGGGCGACCATCGCAGGTGGATTTCTGGGCGGAGTCTTCATGCTCCGAATGGGAATTACCCGGGGCCTGTGGGCATTTGGATTTCTCCAGGCCATTTCTACCGCCGGCTTTGCCATATTGTCCCAGATCGGCTATAATATGTTTGCCTTATCTGCCGTGATCGCCTTTGAAAACCTGACCAGCGGAATGGGCACCGCCGCTTATGCGGCATTTATGGCCAGCATTACCAATAAAAAATTCACCGCCACTCAATATGCGCTGCTCTCAAGCCTTATGGGAATTCCCAGAGTCGTTGCATCCGCGCCCACCGGATTCCTGGCAAAAACATTCGGGTGGACCGCCTTTTTCATATGCTGTACCCTGATCGCCATCCCGGGGATGCTTCTGCTGATCAAAATCGCTCCCTGGAATCCCTGCGCATCAGACGATCACTGA